Proteins encoded within one genomic window of Amycolatopsis sp. 2-15:
- a CDS encoding GGDEF domain-containing protein, with protein sequence MTTPRAVRFAFQPMYSLHTGGVVAYEALARPGKGTAHELLAEARRAGRLAEVDLGLAAAAVRQEAERPSALPLHLNISARTLASGPAAFDELIAELGAAGRRTRDVVLEIGPPFTHLPGDRLLGGMRALSELGFRLALDGLGRGDLPLALLAQAPVDLVKLDRSVLRGLPDEPAAVAVVESLLHFTTRTGIRLVATGIETGPQLDAAQSLGVRIAQGNLLAPPAAHRSAPSAGAVVPDDRRSPAPLTAPRVGDFLRPATTLPSDATCDDVREVLAAADAPTGVIGVDEHNRPQWSVDRTRFLVAVTGPYGHALHAKRPAERLADQPHTIDATASALEFLELVTDADWGRTGDDVVVVDNAGRTLGVVLVTEVVRGVAEAKVEEAVTLSPLTRLPGSEAVARDVERRISTGEQFVAAWLDVDSFKSVNDNAGFAAGDDLIRALGETLTGLSRRLTRMRVSHVGGDDFLIVCDVDEIGTVAAALLDTHWSAEGMPVTVSLATLVCGSGSIPSYRDASRLLAPLKKRAKAVPGSSWVLSRPGSDRVEVLRGIGRDVAVGRSA encoded by the coding sequence GTGACGACGCCCCGTGCGGTCCGGTTCGCCTTCCAGCCGATGTACAGCCTGCACACCGGTGGCGTTGTCGCGTACGAAGCGCTCGCCCGCCCCGGCAAGGGCACGGCCCACGAACTGCTCGCCGAAGCCCGTCGCGCCGGCCGCCTGGCCGAGGTCGACCTGGGCCTGGCCGCGGCCGCCGTGCGCCAGGAAGCCGAGCGCCCGAGTGCGCTGCCCCTGCACCTGAACATCTCCGCCCGCACGCTCGCGTCGGGCCCCGCCGCGTTCGACGAGCTGATCGCCGAGCTCGGCGCCGCCGGCCGCCGTACGCGTGACGTGGTCCTGGAGATCGGCCCGCCGTTCACGCACCTGCCCGGAGACCGGCTTCTGGGCGGTATGCGGGCTTTGTCGGAGCTGGGCTTCCGGCTCGCGCTCGACGGTCTCGGCCGCGGCGACCTTCCGCTGGCCCTGCTGGCGCAGGCGCCGGTGGATCTGGTGAAGCTCGACCGCAGTGTGCTGCGCGGCCTGCCGGACGAGCCGGCGGCCGTCGCGGTGGTCGAGTCGCTGCTGCACTTCACGACACGGACCGGCATCCGGCTCGTCGCGACCGGCATCGAGACCGGCCCGCAGCTGGACGCGGCGCAGAGCCTCGGCGTGCGCATCGCGCAGGGCAACCTGCTGGCGCCGCCGGCCGCGCACCGCAGCGCGCCGTCGGCCGGCGCCGTGGTGCCCGACGACCGCCGCTCGCCCGCGCCGCTCACCGCGCCCCGCGTCGGCGACTTCCTGCGCCCCGCCACCACGCTGCCGTCCGACGCGACCTGCGACGACGTGCGCGAGGTCCTCGCGGCGGCCGACGCCCCGACCGGTGTGATCGGCGTCGACGAGCACAACCGTCCACAGTGGTCGGTGGACCGCACGCGGTTCCTGGTCGCCGTGACCGGCCCGTACGGCCACGCCCTGCACGCCAAGCGCCCGGCCGAGCGGCTGGCCGACCAGCCGCACACCATCGACGCCACGGCGAGCGCGCTGGAGTTCCTCGAGCTGGTCACCGACGCCGACTGGGGCCGCACCGGCGACGACGTGGTCGTGGTCGACAACGCGGGCCGGACCCTCGGCGTGGTGCTGGTGACCGAGGTGGTGCGCGGCGTGGCCGAGGCGAAGGTCGAGGAGGCCGTGACCCTGAGTCCGCTCACGCGGCTGCCGGGCAGCGAGGCCGTGGCGCGCGACGTCGAACGCCGCATCTCCACGGGCGAGCAGTTCGTGGCGGCGTGGCTCGACGTCGACTCCTTCAAGTCCGTGAACGACAACGCCGGCTTCGCCGCGGGCGACGACCTCATCCGCGCCCTCGGCGAAACCCTCACGGGCCTCTCGCGGCGCCTCACGCGCATGCGCGTCAGCCACGTCGGCGGCGACGACTTCCTCATCGTCTGCGACGTCGACGAGATCGGCACGGTCGCCGCCGCCCTCCTCGACACGCACTGGTCCGCCGAGGGCATGCCGGTCACCGTGTCCCTGGCCACCCTCGTCTGCGGCAGCGGCTCCATCCCCTCCTACCGCGACGCCTCCCGCCTGCTCGCCCCGCTCAAGAAGCGAGCCAAAGCGGTCCCCGGCTCGAGCTGGGTCCTGAGCCGCCCGGGCTCCGACCGCGTCGAAGTCCTCCGCGGCATCGGCCGCGACGTGGCGGTCGGCCGCTCGGCCTGA
- a CDS encoding response regulator gives MNVTVLLVDDEQLIRAGLRAIVDAEPDLTVVGEAADGAEVPGLVTRLRPDVVLMDVRMPAVDGIRATRHLMSTVDAPPKVIVVTTFENDDYVYDALLAGASGFLLKRARPEEIVAGIRTVATGESLLFPAAIRRLAAAHPRGPARDGLTSAALTDREREVLRLMAAGLSNTEIATNLYLGLQTVKTHVGNILAKLGTRDRTQAVIRAYESGFVTPKP, from the coding sequence ATGAACGTGACCGTGCTGCTGGTCGACGACGAACAGCTCATCCGCGCCGGCCTGCGCGCGATCGTCGACGCGGAGCCCGACCTCACGGTCGTCGGCGAGGCCGCCGACGGCGCCGAGGTCCCGGGCCTGGTCACGCGCCTGCGTCCCGACGTGGTGCTGATGGACGTGCGCATGCCCGCCGTCGACGGGATCCGCGCGACGCGGCACCTGATGTCCACTGTGGACGCACCGCCGAAGGTAATCGTGGTGACCACCTTCGAAAACGACGACTACGTGTACGACGCCCTGCTCGCCGGCGCCAGCGGCTTCCTGCTCAAGCGCGCCCGCCCGGAGGAGATCGTCGCGGGCATCCGCACGGTGGCCACCGGCGAGTCCCTGCTGTTCCCGGCCGCCATCCGCCGCCTCGCCGCCGCCCACCCCCGCGGCCCGGCCCGCGACGGCCTCACCTCCGCCGCCCTCACCGACCGCGAACGCGAAGTCCTGCGCCTCATGGCCGCCGGCCTGTCCAACACGGAAATCGCCACGAACCTCTACCTGGGCCTCCAAACAGTCAAAACCCACGTCGGCAACATCCTCGCCAAACTCGGCACGCGCGACCGCACCCAGGCGGTGATCCGGGCTTACGAGTCGGGCTTCGTGACACCGAAGCCCTGA
- a CDS encoding sensor histidine kinase, with protein sequence MRVLRPVVSGVTYRRWVYLILGGAISVPYLLFAAVAVPSLAPFVTSMGWASVLGVVVTVVVLGATSFLPAVRVLEAAAVRELLGEAAAGRPATVRARARYSVMFVLHVGVGAVVSTVTLAVPVGFGFSVSAVFTGKLVDNGTEVVAVDRGWGSAWLPVAFAAAFVVLVYAVWGVGGLLRRAAGALLGMSAAERIAQLERRTEQLAERTRLARELHDSVGHALSVVTVQAGAARRTLRTDPGFTEQALTAIEESARTALDDLDQVLGLLRDGASSRNPQPGLAELPALVEATRLAGAEVHADVAGSLAAVPAVVSREVYRILQECLTNAVRYAGQVPVRVAVVVSAGQLCATVANPLGAARPSRARGGRGLRGMAERAELLGGKLTAGPAGNRWEVMVTVPWGNR encoded by the coding sequence GTGCGGGTGTTGCGGCCGGTGGTGAGCGGGGTGACCTATCGCCGATGGGTCTACCTGATCCTGGGCGGGGCGATCAGCGTGCCGTACCTGTTGTTCGCGGCGGTGGCGGTGCCTTCGCTGGCGCCGTTCGTGACGTCGATGGGGTGGGCGTCGGTGCTCGGGGTCGTGGTGACGGTGGTGGTGCTGGGGGCGACGTCGTTCCTGCCGGCGGTGCGGGTGCTGGAGGCGGCCGCGGTGCGGGAGCTGCTGGGCGAGGCGGCGGCGGGGCGGCCGGCCACCGTGCGGGCGCGGGCGCGCTACAGCGTGATGTTCGTGCTGCACGTGGGGGTCGGGGCGGTGGTGAGCACCGTGACGCTCGCGGTGCCGGTGGGGTTCGGGTTTTCGGTGAGCGCGGTGTTCACGGGGAAGCTGGTGGACAACGGCACCGAGGTCGTCGCCGTGGACCGGGGGTGGGGGTCGGCGTGGCTGCCGGTGGCGTTCGCGGCCGCGTTCGTGGTGCTGGTCTACGCGGTGTGGGGCGTCGGCGGGCTGCTGCGGCGGGCGGCGGGGGCGCTGCTGGGGATGTCGGCGGCCGAGCGCATCGCGCAGCTCGAGCGGCGGACCGAGCAGCTGGCCGAGCGCACGCGGCTGGCGCGCGAGCTGCACGATTCGGTGGGGCACGCGTTGTCCGTGGTGACGGTGCAGGCGGGGGCTGCGCGCCGGACGTTGCGGACCGACCCGGGGTTCACCGAGCAGGCGCTCACGGCCATCGAGGAATCGGCGCGCACGGCGTTGGACGACCTCGACCAAGTACTGGGGTTGTTGCGCGACGGGGCTTCGTCACGCAATCCGCAGCCGGGCCTGGCGGAGCTGCCGGCGCTCGTCGAGGCGACGCGGCTGGCGGGCGCGGAAGTGCACGCCGACGTGGCGGGTTCGCTGGCCGCGGTGCCCGCGGTGGTGTCGCGTGAGGTGTATCGGATCCTGCAGGAGTGCCTGACCAACGCGGTGCGCTACGCGGGCCAGGTGCCGGTGCGCGTCGCCGTGGTGGTGTCGGCGGGGCAGCTGTGCGCGACGGTGGCGAACCCGCTGGGCGCGGCGCGGCCGTCGCGGGCCCGCGGTGGGCGCGGCCTGCGGGGCATGGCCGAGCGTGCGGAGCTGCTGGGTGGCAAGCTGACGGCGGGACCGGCGGGGAACCGGTGGGAGGTCATGGTGACGGTGCCGTGGGGGAACCGATGA
- a CDS encoding snapalysin family zinc-dependent metalloprotease — translation MRARGFGRIAAIAVAVGAPLGVGLVAGPGAEAAAATTVYYTSSGAPDYVAQIDQGAANWNAAVTDVKLVKRSSGATVVFHEIHSGGSYTQTDGHGNGDVYLDTSQVAEGFDPTRIAAHELGHNLGLPDDYDGPCSELMSGHGPGTSCTNAKPSAEEAAEVQQLWRNGFGGVKGVGTRVTAGVY, via the coding sequence ATGAGGGCACGCGGGTTCGGGCGCATCGCGGCGATCGCGGTGGCGGTGGGGGCGCCGCTGGGCGTCGGACTGGTCGCGGGGCCGGGCGCGGAGGCCGCCGCGGCGACCACGGTGTACTACACGTCGAGCGGGGCACCGGACTACGTGGCCCAGATCGACCAGGGGGCGGCGAACTGGAACGCCGCGGTCACCGATGTGAAGCTGGTGAAGCGCTCGTCCGGGGCGACGGTGGTGTTCCACGAGATCCACAGTGGCGGGTCGTACACGCAAACCGACGGGCACGGAAATGGAGACGTGTATTTGGATACGTCTCAGGTGGCCGAAGGGTTTGATCCGACGAGGATTGCGGCGCATGAATTGGGGCACAATCTCGGGTTGCCGGATGATTATGACGGGCCTTGTTCGGAGTTGATGTCGGGGCACGGGCCGGGGACGTCGTGTACCAATGCCAAGCCGAGTGCGGAGGAGGCAGCGGAGGTGCAGCAGTTGTGGCGGAACGGGTTCGGGGGTGTGAAGGGCGTGGGGACTCGGGTTACGGCTGGGGTTTACTGA
- a CDS encoding ABC1 kinase family protein, with protein METLLVGLFAYVLVLWPLVAASRRVLGVRIGYVRALCAAVFGWVVGGLVVRTFPLAVLSSAGAAVGLLIPLAGCALAATLLFLFVAELAAPSGTGLGLFGQLRSVRARVARTGRYSRIMRIAISHGLGGYLTGRREPGLAPGRHAKLARSLRRALEEGGVTFVKLGQLLSTRSDLPPAFVDELGRLQDRVAPAPAETVFALLREELGADPSDVFAEFDPEPLAAASIAQVYGARLRSGAEVVVKVQRPGIRAQAERDVDIVRRLAALLDERAGWARALGVTELADGFAEALTEELDFRVEAANIEAVAAQPVAGVTLPAVHKALSTERVLVMGRLNGKPLSTAAPGEGERLARAFLRCLLDQVLIGGVFHADPHPGNVLLLDDGTLGLLDFGSVGRLDAGLRAGLQNLLLALDRGDPAGLRDGLLEIVDRPDEIDEQRLERALGGLLARHFGPGRAPGLDLFTDLFRVVADFRLAVPPPIAAVFRTLATAEGTLATLAPGFDVVAESRSFAGEQLGARLRPETVRDEVLALLPVLRRLPRRVDRIGAALEEGRLSVNVRLFSDERDRNLVTGLVHEVLLAFVGIATGLMAVLLLGSASGPRLLPDLTLNQVFGYNLLVISALVGLRLLFVVFRRSARRSRSSR; from the coding sequence ATGGAAACCCTGCTGGTCGGCCTCTTCGCCTACGTCCTCGTGCTGTGGCCGCTCGTCGCCGCATCGCGGCGGGTGCTCGGCGTGCGGATCGGGTACGTCCGGGCGCTGTGCGCGGCGGTGTTCGGCTGGGTCGTGGGCGGGCTGGTGGTCCGGACCTTCCCGCTCGCGGTGCTCAGCAGTGCCGGCGCGGCGGTCGGGCTGCTCATCCCGCTGGCCGGGTGCGCGCTGGCCGCGACGCTGTTGTTCCTGTTCGTCGCGGAGCTCGCCGCGCCGTCGGGGACCGGGCTCGGGCTGTTCGGGCAGCTGCGCTCGGTGCGCGCCCGCGTCGCGCGGACCGGGCGCTACTCGCGGATCATGCGCATCGCGATCAGCCACGGCCTCGGCGGGTACCTCACCGGGCGCCGCGAACCCGGCCTCGCGCCCGGCCGCCACGCCAAGCTCGCGCGGTCGCTGCGCCGCGCGCTGGAGGAGGGCGGCGTGACGTTCGTGAAGCTCGGCCAGCTGCTCTCCACCCGCTCCGACCTGCCGCCCGCCTTCGTCGACGAGCTCGGCCGGCTGCAGGACCGCGTGGCACCCGCGCCGGCCGAAACCGTCTTCGCCCTGCTGCGCGAGGAGCTCGGCGCCGACCCGTCCGACGTCTTCGCCGAGTTCGACCCGGAACCACTCGCGGCGGCGTCGATCGCGCAGGTCTACGGCGCGCGGCTGCGCTCCGGCGCGGAAGTCGTGGTCAAGGTCCAGCGGCCGGGTATCCGCGCGCAGGCCGAACGCGACGTCGACATCGTCCGCCGCCTCGCCGCGCTCCTCGACGAACGGGCCGGCTGGGCCCGGGCGCTCGGCGTCACCGAACTGGCCGACGGGTTCGCCGAAGCGCTGACCGAGGAGTTGGATTTCCGGGTGGAGGCGGCCAACATCGAAGCCGTGGCGGCCCAACCTGTGGCCGGGGTGACACTGCCGGCCGTCCACAAAGCACTGTCCACGGAACGCGTGCTCGTGATGGGCCGCCTCAACGGCAAACCCCTCTCGACCGCGGCGCCGGGCGAGGGCGAAAGGCTCGCCCGGGCGTTCCTGCGCTGCCTGCTCGACCAGGTGCTCATCGGCGGCGTCTTCCACGCCGACCCGCACCCCGGCAACGTCCTCCTGCTCGACGACGGCACGCTCGGTCTGCTCGACTTCGGCTCCGTCGGCCGCCTCGACGCGGGCCTGCGCGCCGGCCTGCAGAACCTGCTGCTCGCTCTCGACCGCGGTGATCCGGCCGGGCTGCGCGACGGGCTGCTGGAGATCGTCGACCGCCCCGACGAGATCGACGAGCAACGCCTGGAACGCGCGCTCGGCGGGTTGCTCGCCCGCCACTTCGGCCCGGGCCGGGCGCCGGGGCTGGACCTGTTCACCGACCTGTTCCGCGTGGTCGCCGACTTCCGCCTCGCCGTCCCGCCGCCCATTGCCGCCGTCTTCCGCACGCTCGCGACGGCCGAAGGCACCCTGGCCACGCTCGCGCCCGGCTTCGACGTGGTCGCCGAGTCGCGTTCGTTCGCCGGCGAGCAGCTCGGCGCGCGCCTGCGGCCCGAGACCGTCCGCGACGAGGTGCTGGCCCTGCTGCCGGTGCTGCGCCGGCTCCCCCGCCGCGTCGACCGGATCGGCGCGGCCCTGGAGGAGGGCCGGCTTTCGGTCAACGTGCGGCTGTTCTCCGACGAACGCGACCGCAACCTCGTGACGGGCCTCGTGCACGAGGTGCTGCTGGCGTTCGTCGGCATCGCGACCGGTCTGATGGCCGTGCTGCTGCTCGGCAGCGCGAGCGGCCCGCGACTGCTGCCGGACCTGACACTCAACCAGGTTTTCGGCTACAACCTGCTCGTGATCAGTGCATTGGTGGGCCTGCGGCTGCTGTTCGTCGTCTTCCGCCGGAGCGCGCGACGGTCACGATCAAGCCGATGA
- the lepB gene encoding signal peptidase I, whose translation MTDFPAPPAAPPRTRRFSPFLALFVIFVVAGPVLGVTGAVKLLGYTTVRIGERSMETTVADGEPMVLHWAGSHEIHRGDLVLFQIDAFPGSPPGYHLLDRVIAVGGDRVVCCGPDSRLQVNGKSVTEPYLDPVVPLSAGAYEFTAQVPPGSIFVAGDRRDITIDSRRFVDEPGGGAIPLSKVDGVIVARGTVFSSVTLKPTTAFADAGLPGASTADTGLRVARYLVLGGVALFVLGFIGLIVTVARSGGRRRTAAAGPPMH comes from the coding sequence GTGACCGACTTCCCGGCGCCCCCGGCCGCGCCGCCTCGCACACGCCGGTTTTCGCCGTTTCTGGCGCTTTTCGTGATATTCGTGGTGGCCGGCCCGGTGCTCGGAGTGACCGGGGCGGTGAAGCTGCTCGGCTACACCACCGTGCGCATCGGTGAACGCTCCATGGAAACCACGGTCGCAGACGGCGAGCCCATGGTTCTCCACTGGGCCGGGAGCCACGAGATCCACCGGGGCGACCTGGTCTTGTTCCAGATCGACGCGTTCCCCGGCTCACCGCCCGGCTACCACCTCCTCGATCGCGTGATCGCCGTCGGCGGCGACCGGGTGGTCTGCTGTGGGCCCGACAGCCGGCTGCAGGTGAACGGCAAGTCCGTCACCGAGCCCTACCTCGATCCGGTGGTGCCGCTCTCGGCCGGCGCCTACGAGTTCACGGCGCAGGTGCCGCCGGGCTCGATTTTCGTCGCGGGCGACAGACGCGACATCACCATCGATTCCCGCAGATTCGTCGACGAGCCCGGTGGTGGCGCGATCCCGCTGTCCAAGGTGGACGGGGTGATCGTCGCGAGGGGCACGGTCTTCTCCTCCGTGACCCTCAAGCCCACCACGGCGTTCGCCGACGCCGGCCTGCCCGGAGCATCTACTGCGGACACCGGCCTCCGCGTGGCCCGGTACCTGGTCCTCGGCGGTGTCGCGCTGTTCGTGCTCGGGTTCATCGGCTTGATCGTGACCGTCGCGCGCTCCGGCGGAAGACGACGAACAGCAGCCGCAGGCCCACCAATGCACTGA
- the lepB gene encoding signal peptidase I has protein sequence MTEPDFPPPPAPVQVKRRFSPLLAIFLVLAVAGVVLAITGVLTVFSYRTVSIRSGSMSSAVAPGSAAIYGLRGGQEIHRGDVVVFEADVFPGAPHGKFMQRVIAVGGDEIRCCDLDKRIIVNGKPVAEPYLDPAVSPADAAVPFEAKVPPGTVFVAGDTRNNSFDSRMVVQPYALETGSVPLSKVDGVVVATGSFFWPETVKPTTAFTDAGLSGASTEDTGPVSSRLTATGGAALFLLGFVGAIVTAVRRRKAAAAPPRH, from the coding sequence GTGACCGAACCCGACTTCCCGCCGCCGCCCGCTCCGGTGCAGGTCAAGCGGCGGTTCTCGCCGCTGCTGGCGATCTTCCTCGTGCTCGCCGTCGCCGGCGTGGTGCTCGCGATCACCGGTGTGCTCACGGTGTTCAGCTACCGGACAGTGAGTATCCGGAGCGGCTCGATGTCCTCCGCCGTGGCTCCGGGAAGCGCGGCGATCTACGGCTTGCGCGGAGGCCAGGAGATCCACCGTGGCGACGTGGTGGTGTTCGAGGCCGATGTGTTTCCCGGCGCCCCTCACGGCAAGTTCATGCAGCGCGTGATCGCGGTCGGCGGCGACGAGATCCGCTGCTGCGACCTCGACAAGCGGATCATCGTGAACGGCAAACCGGTCGCCGAGCCGTACCTCGACCCGGCCGTTTCGCCCGCCGACGCCGCCGTGCCCTTCGAGGCGAAGGTGCCGCCTGGGACGGTTTTCGTCGCCGGGGACACGCGGAACAACTCGTTCGACTCCCGCATGGTCGTCCAGCCGTACGCGCTCGAGACCGGCTCCGTTCCACTGTCCAAAGTGGATGGTGTGGTCGTGGCGACGGGCAGCTTCTTCTGGCCCGAGACGGTGAAGCCCACCACCGCGTTCACCGACGCGGGGCTGTCCGGAGCGTCTACGGAGGACACCGGCCCGGTCTCCAGCCGGCTCACCGCAACCGGTGGCGCCGCGCTATTCCTGCTCGGGTTCGTCGGCGCGATCGTGACCGCCGTAAGACGACGAAAAGCAGCCGCAGCCCCACCAAGGCACTGA
- a CDS encoding YnfA family protein yields MTVLKSIALFVAAAALEIGGAWLIWQGVREHRGWAWIGGGIVALGLYGFVATLQPDAHFGRILAAYGGVFVAGSLAWGVVADGYRPDRFDVLGALLCLAGVAVIMYAPRTG; encoded by the coding sequence GTGACGGTCCTCAAGTCGATCGCGCTGTTCGTCGCCGCCGCGGCGCTGGAGATCGGCGGCGCGTGGCTCATCTGGCAGGGCGTGCGCGAGCACCGCGGCTGGGCGTGGATCGGCGGGGGGATCGTGGCCCTCGGGCTCTACGGATTCGTCGCCACGCTGCAGCCCGACGCACACTTCGGCCGCATCCTCGCCGCGTACGGCGGGGTTTTCGTAGCCGGCTCGCTGGCCTGGGGCGTGGTGGCCGACGGCTACCGGCCCGACCGGTTCGACGTGCTCGGCGCGCTGCTGTGCCTCGCTGGCGTCGCGGTGATCATGTACGCGCCGCGAACCGGGTAA
- a CDS encoding SMI1/KNR4 family protein: MDFEKVAHDLATALRSAAGVEEAVLQVRVTGGSLALDAWAPTRKWLRISGSSLRSLFDAEPGTYELRLRPDGSYAFAASGALSSVNDGWLVFDENFRYLGHPRPGLLRPAAAAPTGAPTEPAVLAEITRLCEEFAAHYTRIKGQAPPWPAGRTEAEIAAAEERIGARLPEDLRALYRVTDGDPDQIGLLGPYSCNALDQVVADYTEGLPGSYG, encoded by the coding sequence GTGGATTTCGAGAAGGTCGCCCACGACCTGGCGACCGCACTGCGTTCCGCCGCTGGCGTCGAAGAAGCCGTGCTGCAAGTGCGCGTCACCGGCGGCTCACTGGCGCTGGACGCCTGGGCGCCCACCCGCAAGTGGCTGCGGATCAGCGGGAGCTCCCTGCGCAGCCTCTTCGACGCGGAGCCCGGCACGTACGAGCTGCGGCTGCGTCCCGACGGCAGCTACGCCTTCGCGGCGAGTGGCGCGCTCTCCTCCGTCAACGACGGCTGGCTCGTGTTCGACGAGAACTTCCGCTACCTGGGTCACCCCCGGCCCGGCCTGCTCCGCCCGGCCGCCGCCGCGCCCACCGGAGCGCCGACGGAACCGGCCGTCCTCGCCGAGATCACGCGGCTGTGCGAGGAGTTCGCGGCGCACTACACGCGGATCAAGGGCCAGGCGCCGCCGTGGCCCGCCGGGCGCACGGAGGCGGAGATCGCGGCGGCCGAAGAGCGGATCGGCGCGCGGCTGCCGGAAGACCTGCGCGCGCTCTACCGCGTGACCGACGGCGATCCTGACCAGATCGGCCTGCTCGGCCCGTACTCCTGCAACGCCCTCGACCAGGTCGTTGCCGACTACACCGAAGGCCTGCCGGGCTCCTATGGCTGA
- a CDS encoding metal-sulfur cluster assembly factor encodes MSEETVAPEATTPEHREGRTAADLPEQAASSVPADVAKIEDIEEAMRDVVDPELGINVVDLGLVYDIRVEKDNSATLDMTLTSAACPLTDVIEDQTSAALTSGGLVSDFRINWVWMPPWGPEKITDDGREQLRALGFTV; translated from the coding sequence ATGAGCGAAGAGACCGTGGCCCCGGAGGCGACGACCCCGGAGCACCGTGAAGGGCGCACCGCCGCGGACCTGCCGGAGCAGGCCGCTTCGTCGGTGCCCGCCGATGTCGCCAAGATCGAGGACATCGAAGAGGCGATGCGCGACGTCGTGGACCCCGAGCTCGGGATCAACGTCGTCGACCTCGGCCTGGTGTACGACATCCGCGTGGAGAAGGACAACTCCGCCACGCTGGATATGACGCTCACGTCGGCGGCCTGCCCGCTCACCGACGTGATCGAGGACCAGACCTCCGCGGCCCTGACTTCCGGCGGCCTCGTGAGCGACTTCCGGATCAACTGGGTCTGGATGCCGCCGTGGGGCCCGGAAAAGATCACCGACGACGGCCGCGAGCAGCTGCGTGCGCTCGGGTTCACCGTCTGA
- the sufU gene encoding Fe-S cluster assembly sulfur transfer protein SufU, producing MNLESMYQEIILDHYKNPHGRGLSEPYDAESFQVNPTCGDEVTLRVKLADGKVEQVSYEGQGCSISQASTSVLTDLVTGHTVEEAFTTMDAFVELMQGRGKIEPDEDVLEDGIAFAGVAKYPARVKCALLGWMAFKDAVARTTTGAEKA from the coding sequence ATGTACCAGGAGATCATCCTGGACCACTACAAGAACCCGCACGGGCGCGGCTTGAGCGAGCCCTACGACGCCGAGTCGTTCCAGGTCAACCCGACCTGCGGCGACGAGGTGACGCTGCGCGTGAAGCTCGCGGACGGCAAGGTCGAGCAGGTGTCGTACGAGGGGCAGGGCTGCTCGATCAGCCAGGCTTCCACGTCGGTGCTGACCGACCTCGTCACCGGCCACACCGTGGAGGAGGCGTTCACCACCATGGACGCCTTCGTGGAACTGATGCAGGGCAGGGGCAAGATCGAGCCCGACGAGGACGTGCTGGAGGACGGCATCGCGTTCGCCGGCGTCGCCAAGTACCCGGCGCGCGTGAAGTGCGCCCTCCTCGGTTGGATGGCGTTCAAGGACGCCGTGGCCCGCACCACCACAGGAGCTGAGAAGGCATGA